In Nicotiana tabacum cultivar K326 chromosome 11, ASM71507v2, whole genome shotgun sequence, a single window of DNA contains:
- the LOC107767131 gene encoding protein EIN4-like, with the protein MLAMLRGLFLGLLISLVIISVSANDNELFGCCDEDGFWSISTILECQKVSDFFIAVAYFSIPLELLYFISRSNLPFKWVLVEFVLFIVLCGLTHLLNGWTYGPHPSFQLILSLTVAKILTALVSCATAITLLTLFPLLLKIKVRELFLAQNVLELDQEVVIMKKQTEASMHVRMLTQEIRKSLDKHTILYTTLVELSKTLKLQNCAVWMPNESRSQMNLTHELSPSSAAESHRSLPINDPDVLEITKNKGVRILRQDSVLAVSSSGGSGEPCAVAAIRMPLLRASDFKGGTPELVDTRYAILVLVLSSADGRVWSYNEMEIVEVVADQVAVALSHATVLEESQTMREKLEMRNRVLQKAKENAMKASQARASFQKVMNNGMRRPMHSILGLLSIFQDEKSSADQKIIVETMVKTSTVLSTLINDAMEISAKDDGRFPVEMRPFQLHLLVREASCLVKCLCVYKGFGFSTDVPTSLPNQVMGDEKRTFQVLLHMVGHLLNVSVGKGSVVFRVVIEIGADGGNDKVWGTRRANATDEYVTIKFEIEVSLEGTQSDSSISTIHFGGSRHNSKEVTEGLSFSMCKKLVQMMQGNIWMSSNAQGHAQGMTLILRFQKQSSFRKRMFEYRNPLEQPISSTMFRGLNVLLADDDDVNRLVTRKLLEKLGCQVTAVSTGFQCLSALGPSLTTFQVVILDLQMPEMDGFEVALRVRKFRSRSWPLIIALTASSEEHVWERCLQVGMNGLIRKPVLLQGLADELQRVLQRGGVDGL; encoded by the exons ATGTTGGCAATGTTAAGAGGGTTGTTTCTTGGACTGTTGATTTCTTTGGTCATTATATCTGTTTCAGCTAATGATAATGAACTCTTTGGTTGCTGTGATGAAGATGGTTTTTGGAGCATAAGCACCATTTTGGAGTGCCAAAAAGTGAGTGACTTCTTTATTGCTGTTGCTTACTTTTCTATCCCTCTTGAGTTGCTTTACTTCATTAGCCGCTCCAATCTTCCTTTTAAATGGGTTCTTGTCGAATTCGTGTTGTTTATAGTTCTTTGTGGATTGACACATTTGCTCAATGGATGGACTTATGGTCCTCACCCTTCATTCCAATTGATATTGTCCCTAACAGTTGCCAAAATCCTTACTGCCCTCGTCTCTTGTGCAACTGCAATCACCCTTTTGACTCTGTTCCCTCTTCTCCTTAAGATAAAAGTCAGAGAATTGTTCTTGGCACAGAATGTTTTAGAGCTAGATCAAGAGGTTGTTATTATGAAGAAACAAACTGAGGCAAGCATGCACGTCCGTATGTTGACGCAAGAAATTAGGAAGTCACTTGATAAGCACACAATATTGTACACTACTCTGGTTGAACTTTCGAAAACCTTGAAGCTGCAGAATTGTGCAGTTTGGATGCCAAATGAAAGTAGGTCACAAATGAACTTGACACATGAGCTAAGCCCTAGTTCTGCAGCAGAATCTCATCGTTCGCTCCCGATTAATGATCCGGATGTGTTAGAGATAACAAAGAACAAGGGGGTAAGGATACTGAGGCAAGATTCAGTTCTTGCAGTCTCGAGCAGTGGAGGATCTGGTGAACCATGTGCTGTTGCGGCAATTCGGATGCCATTGCTTCGTGCTTCGGACTTCAAAGGTGGGACTCCAGAGTTGGTTGACACTCGTTACGCCATTTTAGTATTGGTACTTTCGAGTGCTGACGGTAGAGTCTGGAGCTATAATGAGATGGAGATAGTAGAAGTAGTTGCTGATCAGGTGGCTGTGGCATTATCACATGCCACTGTGCTTGAAGAGTCTCAGACAATGAGGGAGAAATTAGAAATGAGGAATCGTGTGCTACAGAAGGCTAAAGAGAACGCTATGAAGGCAAGCCAGGCGAGAGCTTCATTTCAGAAGGTGATGAACAATGGGATGAGGCGGCCAATGCACTCAATTTTGGGTTTGCTCTCCATATTTCAAGATGAGAAATCAAGTGCTGACCAGAAGATTATTGTTGAAACAATGGTGAAAACAAGCACTGTTCTCTCGACGTTAATAAATGATGCGATGGAGATATCGGCCAAAGATGACGGACGGTTCCCAGTAGAAATGAGGCCGTTTCAGTTGCATTTACTGGTCAGGGAGGCGTCTTGTCTTGTTAAGTGCTTGTGCGTTTACAAGGGGTTTGGGTTTTCTACGGATGTTCCGACTTCTTTGCCTAATCAGGTAATGGGCGATGAAAAGAGAACGTTTCAAGTTTTGCTGCATATGGTTGGACATTTATTAAACGTCAGCGTCGGAAAAGGCTCCGTTGTGTTCAGGGTGGTTATAGAGATTGGAGCAGATGGTGGGAATGACAAAGTTTGGGGAACAAGAAGAGCAAACGCGACAGATGAATATGTGACtataaaatttgaaattgaggttagtcttgaagGCACTCAATCAGATAGCTCAATCTCCACCATTCACTTTGGTGGAAGTAGGCATAATAGCAAGGAGGTAACGGAGGGCTTGAGTTTCAGCATGTGCAAAAAGCTTGTCCAG ATGATGCAGGGAAATATATGGATGTCTTCGAATGCCCAGGGCCACGCACAAGGGATGACTCTTATCCTCAGATTTCAAAAACAGTCGTCTTTTAGGAAACGCATGTTTGAATACAGAAATCCTTTGGAGCAACCAATTTCCAGCACAATGTTCAGAGGCCTAAATGTACTCCTCGCGGACGACGACGATGTAAATAGACTGGTAACAAGAAAGCTGCTCGAAAAACTAGGTTGCCAAGTAACTGCTGTTTCAACTGGTTTTCAATGCCTAAGTGCTCTAGGCCCTTCATTAACAACCTTTCAAGTTGTCATTTTGGATCTTCAAATGCCAGAAATGGATGGATTTGAAGTGGCATTGAGGGTGCGCAAATTTCGCAGCCGTAGTTGGCCGTTGATCATAGCCTTAACTGCAAGTTCAGAGGAACATGTATGGGAAAGATGCCTACAGGTTGGAATGAATGGTCTAATAAGGAAACCTGTTCTCTTACAAGGCTTGGCTGATGAACTTCAAAGAGTCCTTCAACGGGGTGGTGTTGATGGCTTGTGA
- the LOC107767129 gene encoding UDP-glycosyltransferase 86A1-like, producing the protein MPAPPLVLYILIIHLPFSNKATISYTKMGVEEHPKLHAVMIPLPLQGHINPFTHLAMKLASKGFTITFVNTESTHQHIVRAQSLKDDENPFSHAQKSGLDIRYAKISDGFPLSFERRAKAGQFVEGLIHVFEAHVDDFIENLILSKPDPPISCIIADSFHVWASTIAKKYNLVNVSLWTEPATVLTIYYHMDLLKSKGHFGCHDKCEDTIRYIPGVQAIEPADLPSYCQDPDSSTVMPRFVFKCLEDAQKADFVICNTVQELEPSAILAIQEKQPFYAIGPVFPASFTKRTIATGLLPESDYTDWLNSKQDGTVLYISFGSLANMSKQDILEIAQGILISKVSFIWVLRHNILGSGERNILPRKFKEETVGRGLVVPWCSQLAVLSHPAVGGFLTHCGWNSILESIWCKVPMVCVPILTDQFTNRKLVVDDWRIGVNLCTGRLIRREEVAENIGRIMSKSDGLRKNIEKTKMILQNALSDEGSSKKNLNQFIEEMKNKILQKK; encoded by the exons AACCATCTCCTATACCAAAATGGGGGTAGAAGAACACCCAAAGCTACATGCAGTAATGATACCACTTCCTCTTCAAGGCCATATAAATCCATTTACCCATCTTGCCATGAAGCTTGCTTCAAAAGGTTTTACCATCACCTTTGTCAACACAGAATCAACTCACCAGCACATAGTTAGAGCTCAGTCACTTAAAGATGACGAGAACCCTTTCTCCCATGCACAGAAATCCGGTCTTGACATTCGTTACGCCAAAATTAGTGATGGTTTCCCACTAAGTTTTGAAAGGAGGGCCAAAGCAGGCCAGTTTGTGGAAGGTCTCATTCATGTTTTCGAAGCTCATGTGGATGACTTCATTGAAAATCTAATCCTTTCAAAACCAGACCCGCCCATTTCGTGTATAATAGCTGACAGTTTCCACGTATGGGCATCAACgattgccaaaaaatataatcttGTCAATGTTTCACTCTGGACTGAACCAGCAACAGTGCTTACTATCTACTATCACATGGACCTGCTCAAGAGTAAAGGCCATTTCGGATGTCATG ATAAGTGTGAAGACACAATTAGATACATACCAGGAGTCCAAGCCATTGAACCAGCAGATTTACCTTCATATTGTCAAGATCCTGATTCAAGCACCGTGATGCCTCGTTTTGTTTTCAAGTGTCTTGAAGATGCACAGAAAGCAGATTTTGTCATCTGTAACACAGTGCAAGAGTTAGAGCCTTCAGCTATCTTAGCCATACAAGAGAAGCAGCCATTCTACGCAATTGGGCCAGTCTTCCCTGCAAGCTTTACAAAGAGAACAATTGCAACAGGCCTGCTGCCAGAGTCAGATTACACAGACTGGCTCAATAGCAAACAAGATGGTACAGTGTTATACATCTCATTTGGTAGTCTTGCTAATATGAGTAAACAGGATATTCTGGAAATAGCACAGGGCATTTTAATAAGTAAGGTGAGTTTCATTTGGGTGCTACGTCACAATATCCTAGGTTCTGGAGAAAGAAACATTTTGCCTCGTAAATTTAAGGAAGAAACTGTCGGTAGAGGACTGGTTGTGCCGTGGTGCTCTCAACTAGCAGTACTATCACATCCAGCAGTTGGAGGGTTTTTGACTCATTGTGGGTGGAATTCAATCTTGGAAAGCATATGGTGTAAAGTTCCAATGGTGTGTGTTCCTATTTTAACAGATCAATTCACTAATAGGAAATTAGTTGTTGATGATTGGAGGATCGGTGTGAATCTTTGCACTGGAAGATTAATCAGGAGGGAGGAAGTAGCAGAGAATATTGGAAGGATAATGAGTAAATCAGATGGTTTGAGGAAGAATATAGAGAAAACAAAGATGATCCTTCAGAATGCACTGTCTGATGAGGGATCTTCAAAGAAGAATCTCAACCAATTCATAGAAGAAATGAAGAACAAGATTCTTCAGAAAAAGTGA
- the LOC107767130 gene encoding uncharacterized protein LOC107767130, giving the protein MMEPREEGEIIKAAAENYYSKDFEWDQLRHEIENDPSLVHYLLPFPQNQHTLSSSEDSEAWNNFHTRHNSTGKFFKERRYLLKEFPELASCGECSTVLEVGCGNGSTALPILRGNKSISLYACDCSKEALERAKENIEAANIILAKERFYPFQCDFSVSGFPNWLVCTSCCESLSRKQNMRSLDAKSCSKQDFPDPPISTKNDSCIGGVDFVTLIFTLSAVPLHRMSRAIAECFSVLKPGGLLLFRDYGLYDMTMLRFEPEQRVGYREYMRSDGTRSYFFCLDSVRNLFCGTGFTELELEYCCVQSVNRRNGKIMRRVWIHGKFQKPHVYVGS; this is encoded by the exons ATGATGGAACCCAGAGAGGAAGGAGAAATTATTAAGGCAGCAGCAGAAAACTACTATAGCAAGGACTTTGAATGGGACCAACTTCGGCACGAGATCGAAAACGATCCTTCTCTAGTCCACTACTTGCTTCCTTTTCCCCAAAATCAACATACCCTTTCTTCTTCAGAAGATTCTGAAGCATGGAACAATTTCCACACTCGCCACAATTCTACTGGCAAATTCTTCAAG GAGCGGAGGTACTTGCTTAAGGAATTCCCTGAGCTAGCCTCTTGCGGGGAATGCTCGACAGTTTTGGAGGTCGGATGTGGAAATGGTAGTACAGCTCTGCCAATATTACG TGGAAACAAGAGCATCTCTCTGTATGCCTGTGACTGCAGCAAAGAGGCTCTTGAGAGGGCTAAAGAGAATATTGAAGCTGCTAATATAATCTTGGCTAAAGAACGGTTTTACCCGTTCCAATGTGATTTCTCTGTGAGTGGATTTCCAAACTGGTTAGTCTGCACTTCTTGCTGTGAAAGTTTGTCTCGGAAGCAGAATATGCGCTCCTTAG ATGCAAAAAGCTGCAGTAAGCAAGATTTCCCTGATCCACCGATATCTACCAAGAATGATAGCTGCATTGGGGGAGTAGATTTTGTTACCCTA ATATTTACGCTATCAGCAGTGCCACTTCACAGGATGTCAAGAGCAATCGCAGAATGCTTCTCTGTTCTAAAGCCCGGAGGCCTGTTGTTATTCAGGGATTACG GTCTTTATGATATGACCATGCTTCGGTTCGAGCCGGAGCAAAGAGTAGGATACAGGGAGTACATGCGTTCTGATGGAACAAGGTCTTATTTCTTTTGCTTGGATAGTGTAAGAAATCTCTTCTGTGGCACAGGATTCACTGAG CTTGAGCTTGAATATTGCTGTGTCCAGTCAGTGAATCGACGGAATGGGAAGATCATGCGAAGAGTGTGGATTCATGGGAAGTTCCAGAAGCCACATGTCTATGTAGGTTCATAA